CACAACGACTAAGACTCACGGAGAACAGGGGTTGGAAACAGAACATGAAAGTGACAAAAAGATGTACAAACATTGCTTTGGAAATGAGATAAAAAGTaattgcagcacccaggattctcgtatggtctcccactacaatactaactgggctctctggtgcttgactatggctgatcggacgggaagccgtattttcaccaggatatggccgcaactgACAAAATTAGTGCAAGAATCCATTTACCTGGTCTAacaagtcacgtgacaaaaTTTGgcaaaaacaccacaagAATCGGGGATGTCTGTTGCGTAGACTCCCCTTCTCTTGCATCTCTTGCACCAAGGAAACGTGGATCTGAGTCTGCCCGATGGAGCATCAAGGATGAGAGATGTGATTGTAAGACTCTTACGTAATGCAGCCTGGTGAATTTCATGAACTGTCTCGTTTCACTATTGGCATTTTATAAGTCCATGAGGTGGTGTAGCGGACATCACAGTGATAAGGCAGCTGCTGCattgtacgtacagtacgtacatgtatgtactgagTATCATGATGATAAAACAGTCATCATAATTTCTTGTTATGTTGCTAGACAATCATTATACACACAATAAATACTCACAGCACAGCatttcaactacaagtactgtactgtatgtacttatGCATTTGAACATAGCAATACATTACCACAACTACTGCTCAAGACCCGCCGACTCATCTGTTTTCCACCGCCCCTGCAGTCGACACCAGACTAGGAGTGGTTGTGTGCTCCTGATATTTGAAGGCAAGCCATGGATATACCTGACAAGGACCACTGGTTGTTGGCGATGAACGAGGGGTGGACAGCAAGGAAGTCAGGGGCAAGAAGGTCCCTTCATGTGGGTCTACAACCGGAAGTTCAATTTGGACGGTTAGCTTGAGTGATACAAGGCTCGGTTGGTCGCTAAATGTTTCGCACAAGAGGCCAGCATCGACTGTCTAATGCTATTCAGTTCACTTTTCGGTTGAATCAGTTTGATTTCTTCTAGCCTTCACTGCATTCATTCAAGCAGTGGAACATCTATCAAACGGATATCAAGATGATCAATTTATTCAGTATGAACTGAACAGGGCTCAATACCCACCATTCGCACAACGTACCGGTGTGAATGTACTAGCGACTACGTGACTTTTCTGGGTCTCCATCCAAGTAAAGAGGTACATTACCAATATCTATGGACTGGACACTCCATCCAAGTTCAAATATCGCTCCAAATGGGTATGTTCTATTCATTTTGGTCTCTGTTTGTCAAAACAGTCGCCAAATCGCCATTTATGGAACCAGAAAGATGTAAATCTGAGCACGGAAAAACTGGCTGGATACTTGGACTACGAGTATAGTGCTAGTACAGAACGTACCCCAAGGGTAGTGTTCCTGTGTCCGTTTCAGGACTGTGGCATCGACCTGTTAACTAATACTCATACTGCACCCCTGCATTACGTAAGTGTAGTCCATCGTTGACAAAATCGGCAATTGACAACCTACAAAAATGAAACCAAAACAGTAGAAAGCGCCTCAGTTTCCCCTTCCATTATCTTTCATCGCCGACGAGACACTGCCCATATCACGCACTGCGTCTCCACAGATGCTGACAACCTGGTACAGTTTTAAAACACGTACTGTATGAGCCCCGCGTCGACTTCTCCTGATTATTAGGAGGGATAATGTCGAAAATTCTATCGTATTCCTGTTTCAGCGAGAAATAATGAAGTGGCTGGGACAAATCGGTGGCTTCCACAAAATGTGCAGTATTCCCTGCATCACGAGATAGACAGGTCCCCGGCGAGACTTCACAGGGCAGTGGTGGGGGGGAAGGTGACCATTTTCGGGTAAATTTCTGGCAATGGAGCTAAACAAACGCCATCAAAGAGTATCTCAAAGTCCCCGTGTCTCCATTACGCATGAAATGTACAGTGGAGGTGCACTGAGCAGAATATGGTGAATCGTGCTGTACGCCAAAGTCATGACTACTCGAGAGATCTTCTGCAAGTGGAATTACCAGGTATCAATCCCGCCAACAGCATCAACCCAACCAACAATATCAACACAAACCTGTTTTGAACGTACTCGCACGTTCCAATCTGGCAAAGTGGAACTAACAGCGCTTAAAAGTGTTGTCTCAAACTGACGGGGTAAAGCTGGTGGAAAACCAgtgtttttctttctcgTATTGTCCATCTGAACACGAACACACATTGTTATTatggctacaagtagagagTCGACGCCCGTACCGACCAACAAGGCCAGAAGGGCGTTGTCCAGACTCAAATCCACTCTTAATACGCCCCAACTGATTCCTAACCGCCAAGCGACCCCGAGAAGAACACCAGCAGGGACAGTTCAAATAACCGCTCTTTGGCTATGGTGCAGTTCAAAATCCCATTCTATTGCACTCTTACAAGCAGTATATCCACACCTATGTGGCCAAAGCTCTTCTCTCCGTCTACAGCTACAGTCAGCGCTCCATCAACTGAAAGATgaaggtggagttggaggtgggAAATCCTGCCGATCCTCGGACTACTACTTACAAGTCTTCAAGTAGTGGATGGGTTCCTGTCAAATCTGGAGAAGTGAAGGCCGTGGTCCTTCGTAGCCCTCATATTCTCAATGTCAACTGCACTCAGTGGAGTGAGGTGTTCTCCACAATTCGACTATGCAATATCAAGTCTCTGGGACTGGACCACGAAGCCCGGGTTTCACGTGATATGAAAACCTGCTCCAGTGCACTGGAAAAAACCAATCAATAACAGGAGCTTCTGGGAGCTCTAGAATGTCACACTTCTTGGAGATTGGACAGGTTTGCCGATATCATTAAAGATAAACAGTACCTGGAACAAAATATCTCTCTTCTCAAtaataaaacaaaaacagtATAGAAAAGCTACGATGgtcagctggagaagttgcAAAAAGTCAACCGAAGCCATCTTCGAGCCAGTTCCAAAGTCTCTAGTCTCAAGGCCGTCAAGAACCACTGAAAAGAGCTGGGGTCCCTCACGAGtcagctcaaggaggtgttCTTCAACAAACCGGAGGTTGTGGAGTTTGCCGTTGGTACTATCAAGGGAGAGTCTCCGAGCCCCGTCGATATAATCAGCGTCATGGACAGATCTGCGATCAAAGTAGCCAGTAGGTCGCCAGAAAAGCGGCCTTCCACGACAAGTGGGTTACCTGCCACTGGTAGGTCTGAATCGGGCCTATTCGTGTCGCAAGATGGATATCTGAGCTCTTCAGCAAGCCCCTTTCCGGAGTCAATGTTAAACCCGAGGTCTAGTCAGTCTACGACGATCAGAGTCCTCTTGAGAGGCTGCTGGACCTTCAGATCCAGACActtgagaaggagagcgCCAGACTGGGGAGCTGCGAAGTAGAGTATGAGCTGGACCGGGCTAATTTCGCTCTTGATTTCGCTAACGCTCATCTTGACGCATTGAAATCCAAGATAGGAGGACTAGAGGCGCAGTCGCAGCTAAAAGCACTGAGGAGAGAGCGTTTAACGTGTCGTCCAAGAAAGAGAGACTGTCGCTTGCGGAAAAGAACCCGAATCTCGAAGCCGGTCACCTCGTTTCTACTTCGTGGGAGAAACGGAAGGAGAACCACAAGAACAAGTTCATTGGGTTCCACACGGGCACACGAGACCTGGTTCAGGGAGAGGGATTCATGTCCTTCATGAAACACGCGTTCAAAGACTCAACAAGTACCATCAATAGACCTCTCCGGGCACACATTGGCTTTTCCCCCAAGGCGACTAGCGAATctcagaagctgctggtgctcGCCTTCTTGAAAGAGCAACTGGCCACGTTTTTCGTCACCTCTGAGGCATACAAGAATACTTGGAGTCTTTCAACAACAAATTTGGCGCCTCCAAAGTGAACATAGTTGTTCACAGAAGCTCCGCTAGTGGTGAGATGGAATCTGAACACCTGAAGAGCACtattctggagctgcttgatATTGACAGTGGTCATGTCCAAGACTATATTGTTTCGGCGATGGATATTGACAAAATTTGAGTCTCTCATCTCCGATTCTTTCCCGACCAGGGAGATTTCTGGGACCCCGTATCTCGTGAAGTTGTCCGAGAAGCAGATCTTATCAGCGGGAGCTCCAGTACTCGCATTGGTACGTTGATTGTCAGCGAAGACTATCGGTATATCTTTCCCAGTCCCATTAGAGAAGAGTTTGACAAATGTTCCTAGAGACTTGATTTGCGGCTTGTAAAGGCGTTCGAGAGCGAGAAAGACGACGTGAGGACCGGATTCCACAAGCAAAAGGAACTGCGGGAACTCGAGATTGGGGCCCAGGAAGTTGTGTGCTCAAAGAAGGAAGGGAAGAGGGCTCTTACACTGAAGAACCCCTGTGAAGTTCAACAACACAGTGACAGTCCGGGCTACGTTATTTGCCGTATTCCCAGGCTGAAAAGCACGTGTCTggagctccagaagaatCTCGACGACAAAACTCTCAAGTCTCTCCAGAGAGAGGAATACGAACTGCAAAGGCTCACAGCCCAGCAAGGAGAGATTGATGCCAAAGTGCGGCCACTAAAGAAGCAGGCCATTGTCTCGATAAGCGACTACAAACGCACGGTCGATACTATGAGTCGAATCCAGTCTCACGAAGGTCTGGCGGAGCAGAGAAAAGGAGTAAGGGgtacaagaagaagctggaaaGGTTCATAGTGACCCATCCCACCGTGAGAGTCTCAAGTGAAGTCAGAAACAAGTCTCAAGATAGTGTCAAAGCCGAGTTGACCCAGAACATCAGTACCATGTCCGGGctgaaacaacaacagcagaaCTACAAGAAGATCCTGGACATTGGATTTGTGGGAAATGACTCGATTTAAGCCTACTATTTCAATATCGGTCTCAAAATCAACACCTTTCAGTTCGACAGAACCGTGGCTACGGCGGCCATCTCGACTATCATCTACCAGAAGCACTGTCCCACGGTGTTTGTCGATGGCGATATTCAGGTCAATTCTGACAAGAAACTGTTTGTTGTTGGCGAACATGGGAATCTCATTGATCTCTCACAATATTTTAAAGTATGTATTACTTATTGCgcaatactgtagctggaCATACACGAGAAGTGGATATATATGTTCAATTGACATGGAAGAACATTCAGGTCCCAGAGAAACACTTTTTTCGCGTTTCATTGCGTGGTTTGGAGCTTTTTTGTGGTTCAGACATTTGGAGCATAAGAAAAAAACTATCCATCAATTTGAATCGGTTTAATTATTTTATAATGATGTATTATGTTATCATATAGATCAAGTGAAGTTATAATTAATTGAATGTATTTAGgcaaaaaaattaaatgTATATActagtatatatatattcctgtatatataatatatcGAAGAATTGCCAGCTCCCTTGGTTCGAACGCCTCCTTTGAGACGAAGACGTCTGTCAGTGAGCCTTCCACGGGAGCTCGTATGGCTCTGAGGGCGACAAACTCGAGCACCATGTCCAATTTGACGTCCTAGCACAGGAACAATCCTTGTATCATTCACAGTGTGTGGAATAATTCATCTGAGCCGCGAGCAATCGTGGACATGACATTCTTGTGGCTCCCCCTTTCCACTCGCAAACggacagtacaagtacaggtacgAGTCCAATTCACTTGGAAAACACGTCCATTTTTAATGAAACTCAAACCCTTTTAAACTCGTGTATGTGACCAATTTTTGTGTTGCAAGTGACCCCCATATTAAAAATCAAACTCAAACTCCGTTAAACTCGTGTAAGTGACCAATTTTTGAGTTGTAAGTGACCCATTTTGTcgaacaaaaaaaacccacaTTTGCAACTGGAGGAACACAGGGCAAAAATATATCAACGCAACTTGCAGGATCGCATATTGTATGATTTACCAAAAAATACATAGCATCCCATTACTGTTGAAACTCATTACAATGGAACACAACACATGAGCACATTCAATTTCAGCGACTATCCCGCCGAGAAGAACTTCACGGCAGCACCTCATCCGCCTCTTCTCCCAGAATCATCTCACAGATGATGTGGGGCCCCTCAATGGGTTTTCAAAACCCCAGGGGGTTGCATTCACCACCCTCATAAGGCGTCAAAGTCTGGAGGCCGAAAGTCCGTGCGACATCTGATGCGCTGCTGTTGCGACGGGTGAGATATCTCAACTTCTTCACTAAGATAATACAGGCAAAAttcaactacagtatgtacaacCCGGATGgaacaacacacacacgctATCGACGGATCTGACGTGACCTCTGATGTCTCTGAACTGGGCTTGCCAATCATTCTGAAGTTCATGGGCTTGTCAACGAAGTTCAGAAGGTTGTGTTGGGGAAAGATCCATTATACTGTCCTACTTGGTAGCCTGCCCAAGATGAAGTCATTTGAAACACTTGCTGAGTTGGAAAAGTACATCGAGGACTTAGGCTTGACACAACAAAAGCGCCGTTGATGGGAAGAACTTTTACTTTGGGTGGTCTAGGACTTTCGCTGCTCGCTACGATTTGAAGTCAATGGGAGACACAGCTACTCAGGGTATATCTTACGCTTGTTCTATCGAAAGCCATCTGATGGCCCAGAGATCGGATGCCCTGTGAAACTTCGTGCCGCCCTGGACTAGGAGGGAATCTGGCACTTGCGTCATTGCCAGTATCAGGGTGCCACAACCTGCTGAGACAGAGTGGAAAGGGTTGGGCCGTCGTCTCAAAAGCCCCGCAGGGTCTTAGCGTGGAGAGAGTAGTATCAAACGAGGCATTATGGAATGAGGTGTGATATGGTGGCAGTATCAGGGTCCAACTAATTCTCACAACTGTCACATTTGGGGATGAAGTGGCTTCTCTCTCAAACGCTATACTGACTTGATCGAAGATTTACTGGTAGCAAAGACCGTTCAAGGACAACGATAGTTTCAGAGACCATTCAACGACAGTTTCAGATACCGTTCAAGGACAATTTCAGAGACCATTCAACGACAGTTTCAGAGACCATTCAACGACAGTTTCAGATACCGTCTACAATCCCTAAAATATCAATTTGTACTCATTTAATAGCACGGTATTCGACCAAATCGCTCACGTTCAACTCGTTTGTTAAACCTTAATACGTTTAAGGCTCGGAAATGTGGTAATTAAATCATCCCCTTCCAACAGACAATCACGTACACTTCGTGCGGGAGCACTTGTACCTTCCCAAAATGGATGTCCAAAATCGTCCCGAAACTCTAATATGGTCACCGGAAACCTAATCGAGTAAGTTGAACATCCACCAGCGCTGTACGCGTTCAGAAATCGTGAAAACGTGAAAAAATCATTTGAAAGTGAATATATCAAATTACCAGACGATAGTCATCATCTGCAACTAAGTATGTCTCTTGGGGACGTTTGAGACGTCGCGGTCGCCCCTCTCAACATGAGACGTGTTTCGGGAAGGCTCCGGGATGCCTCTTACCGCGTAGTATTGGTGAAAGGTGTACTCTTTCTGGTGTCGCCTCAACATGTATTATGCTCTTTCTTACCTCACGTGCCGCCTGTTAGAGCCCCATGGCAGTGGTGGCAGTCTGGCTATCTGTAGCCTGTTTGTCGGTGATCCTTGTTTCGAAAATGTCTACGTAATGAATGCCCGAATGTCGAATATGACCCGATGATTGTACTCGTGCTGTACCAACCTTTCCCATCACGTGCTTCAGTCCTCACACACGCTCCGGTTGTGTTCACGTGTCACGTTCAAAGTTACAGAAAATGGCTGTCGGGTATTCCGAGCCCAGGTATCTTGCCCTACGCGGGTCTCATTGGAAAACTGGCTATGTATTCTGACTCTGTGGGTTCACTCATCCATATCGAGCTCGATTCAGATGATTTTGCAATCTTCGAAATTGCAGCAGCTGATTCGGCATCATATCactgtagtacatacgtaatgtacatactgtacactcATACCGCCAAATTGTGGACTTCAGGTAGGAATTGGGATCCCGCTAACTCTCCGAATTAGGGTTGCAGGCTCCGGCAGCTCGATTCTTTTTGGACTGAGGTTCAAATTGCTCCTCCTACAGAGGCCGTCACGAgatatactgtagccaGAAGACGTGGTTCTACATGGACAAGTATGAAGACATCAACAAAAACACCCTGAAACCTCGGCACCTACTGCTATCTACACCTCCCCCGTTCTCAAGAGACTTAGACACGCCGTTGACCATCCGCAACCGACGAGcctccttgttgctgaCTGAAGATTCTCAATTTCTTAGCAACCGCGTAAATACGCGTCAGACCCCGGCGGCTTAGCTGTGGCTGTTCAACTATCACCAAATTGGACACGACGTCAAAAAAGAATCGAATATGTTGCAGCTTCTGACAATTCAGGAATTTCTGTACTTTTTTCCATATGAGAATGAGATTGCGACGCGTAATATCCCCTCAAGAGATTGTCCCATCTCGCAGATTTCCACAGTCGCACAATACCGCATAAAATACGCACATCATGCATAAAAAGAAACCTAACCCAAATAACCTGTTCTGGATACAAGTCGAAATACTACATACCCTAACCCTTCAATACACATAATACCCTAACCCATCAAAGTATATACTCGGAAATAACCTTATTTGacacatactgtagttgcaACATAATTGCATAGATTATGCAAGTGGTGGTATCGCGATTTCGATATTACATTTAcgtaggtactgtacatgtacttgtaaatCTTTAATTTCTATCTCAAAGCATCCCATTTTTCAACCTGGCCACATAACTAGCCAGATTTGCTTGAGCCCGTTCAGCCTCGGCTGTGGCATTCTTGTAATCAACCATATACGCCTCTCTCATGGCGGCTGAAGCAACCCCAATGGCAGCGATATCCTCGTTGACAATGCCAATGTTTTGCAGCACTAGGGCTTTCTCGCCATACTCGACCCCCAGCTGTCTTCTCAGGGTAGCCATTCTTGTCTCTGCGGCTTGGTTCAGCTTCTCCATTTGATGCTTCACtgtctggatcttctgTTCCAGCTGGTCACATTCGTGCTGCGACCTCCGGGCATCTCTATTCCCATTCTCCAGTTCCAGCGAAGACTGGTCATAGAGGTGGGAGAGACGAAGATGCCGGTCGTGAATCTCTTCGAGGTTGGATTTCTCCGTGTCGAGGTTCTGAGACgcagccttgagagcgtCCATGTCGATTCTGAACTGTTTGAGAGACTGGATGGAGATGTCCAACTTCTGAGCCCGTTGACTCAGCGTGTCGGAGAGATGCTTTTTGTGGGCCACCTGCTGGTGCATGGCGTCTGCATGGCTTCTTAGGGCCACTGGGTCTTGCGAAACGGTGGTGCTGAGCGCAAAAATGTCTCCGTTCAACCTATTGACGAGATTTTGCTGCTGGTCCAAGCGGGAAACCACGGCCCTTAGCCTGCTCTTGAAGTTGTTTTTCTCCTCCACGAGCTCAACGTTCATGTCAGCCAATTTGTTGAGTTGCGCCTTTTTGTCTTCGTTGCTGGCCAGTTCGTCTTCGAGTGAGTTTTCTGCCACCAGAAGTCtcagctgtttgagacGCTCCATTTTTCGCCTTCTCTCCTGGGTTCGTGTCTCCATTCTGAcattctcttcctccagGGACTGTTTCATGTACAGCGCCCATTCTTCTCGACACTCGCGGAAACGAGCGTAGTTGATGAAGGCCGAAAGAAGTAGCCTGAGACGCTTCGCGGTCGGATGCAGAATGTCGTCCATGGAGAAGTCGTGCACGCCACAGTCCTGGAACAGTTGGAAAATCGGCTTTTGCACTGCCAACAACACAAAGCCGTCGTAGAGACTCGACTCGTTCTGCGTTTGGGCTGCGCACTGGCTGAACGCCTCGGCCACCCGTTCGAGATCTGAGCCCAGTAGAGAGGAGACCAGTCGAATGTAGATGGTTTCCACCACCTGCTGGGTTGGTTTCAGGAGCTGATCTTCCGACAAGTTGAGCTCGAAGCCTGCCAGAATCGTGATGATCTCGTCCAGATCTAGAACGGGCCAGCAGACGTTGACCGCCTGGGGCTTTTGTTTCCGAGGAGTCATGTACATAGACATTGGATGGAGTGGTGGACGGGAGGTGGAGTGGAAGATTGAAACTGCGAGGGTCTGGCTGGTATTTGTACGAGGTATAGATGGGCGATTTTGTTTCTGAAGCCATGTTGCGGCTTGTGGGGTTGTTTTGTGATTTTATAACCGATGAAGAGCGGTTGAGCTGCGTTATCGAAGAGCAATTGTGCTTGGGCGGCGCCTGACcagaagaaagaagaaatCAGTGCATCGTCTAATGAAACACAACAGCTATCTCCAgatgttttctttttctcaTTTTTCTCATTTTTTCTCTCATTTTTTCTCTCATTTTTTGTCTTCATGGGTTTGTGCCCGTGCCTTATTCTCCGTGAGATGGATTATGCACATGGCGCTGAATTTACTGAGCGTTTTGCGTCTTTACGAAACGCCCCATTTGAGCACGTGACGGGGACCGTGAGGAGATATAATCGCACAAGTGTCCGTGGAGAGTATCCTCGGGCGAATGTGGCTGAGTCAGAGTGAAGAGTATCTTAGTCAGCACGACAAACGGGATCTTGTCAGGCTGTAGAGGGGCATCCAGGAGCGACCGATTCGCCTGATGAGTTGGAGGCAACAATATCCGTTGTTTTTCCGGCTTAGATCTTCTTGGACCGAGCCTCATGGCATTGAGAGTGGGGAGCTGGTTTCACCACCAGTCTTGCCAGCAGTCTTTCGGCTAGCCGTTTTTCGGCCACCAGATGAGTCTTTCGGATTGTACTTCACCAAAAAGTCACAATTCAGGAGTGATAGTGTCCATCAGGCGAACTTTTTGTTATGGACATGATTCTGCATCATGGTCTGTATCCATCA
The Yarrowia lipolytica chromosome 1A, complete sequence genome window above contains:
- a CDS encoding uncharacterized protein (Compare to YALI0A10901g, no similarity), yielding MKVELEVGNPADPRTTTYKSSSSGWVPVKSGEVKAVVLRSPHILNVNCTQWKLGSLTSQLKEVFFNKPEVVEFAVGTIKGESPSPVDIISVMDRSAIKVASRSPEKRPSTTIAAKSTEERAFNVSSKKERLSLAEKNPNLEAGHLVSTSWEKRKENHKNKFIGFHTGTRDLVQGEGFMSFMKHAFKDSTSTINRPLRAHIGFSPKATSESQKLLVLAFLKEQLATFFELRELEIGAQEVVCSKKEGKRALTLKNPCEVQQHSDSPGYVICRIPRLKSTCLELQKNLDDKTLKSLQREEYELQRLTAQQGEIDAKVRPLKKQAIVSISDYKRTVDTMSRIQSHEGLAEQRKGSQDSVKAELTQNISTMSGLKQQQQNYKKILDIGFVGNDSI
- a CDS encoding uncharacterized protein (Compare to YALI0A10945g, similar to Saccharomyces cerevisiae NUF2 (YOL069W); ancestral locus Anc_3.149, weakly similar to uniprot|P33895 Saccharomyces cerevisiae YOL069w NUF2 spindle pole body protein singleton), with product MSMYMTPRKQKPQAVNVCWPVLDLDEIITILAGFELNLSEDQLLKPTQQVVETIYIRLVSSLLGSDLERVAEAFSQCAAQTQNESSLYDGFVLLAVQKPIFQLFQDCGVHDFSMDDILHPTAKRLRLLLSAFINYARFRECREEWALYMKQSLEEENVRMETRTQERRRKMERLKQLRLLVAENSLEDELASNEDKKAQLNKLADMNVELVEEKNNFKSRLRAVVSRLDQQQNLVNRLNGDIFALSTTVSQDPVALRSHADAMHQQVAHKKHLSDTLSQRAQKLDISIQSLKQFRIDMDALKAASQNLDTEKSNLEEIHDRHLRLSHLYDQSSLELENGNRDARRSQHECDQLEQKIQTVKHQMEKLNQAAETRMATLRRQLGVEYGEKALVLQNIGIVNEDIAAIGVASAAMREAYMVDYKNATAEAERAQANLASYVARLKNGML